AAAATTGATCTCACACCAGGGGTATTAGTCTATATGCCGGCTCATGCTCCCCATGCTTTAGAAGCAAGCACCAATTTAGCCTTCTGGCTGATTTTATCCAACGCAAATCAACAAGCAGAATAATTAAAATGAATCAAGAAGCAACTATCAACACTTTTACCACATACTTAAACTTAGATGCACCAACCGTTAAAGATTTATTGACTTTGAGTGCAACAGAATTACCGAAAGAAGAAGCATTTCAAACTGAATTAGGAAATCTGAATCTAGGGTTATTGCGAGAAACCTTACCAACAGCAAAATCAGTTTTAGAAAACCAGTTACCAGCGTTTTATACTTGGCTCAAAAATGAGTTAAATATTAAACGGGTTCCTGATAGCCCTAACCATACCACAACTTGGGTAGCGAATTTTCTCAATAATCAAGAGAGTATCCAACACTTAGTGGAATTACATCGCCCAGTTCCTCCTGTAGCACTAGAACAAGCCGTTCCCCGTTTAGTGAGTTTGTTTAATCAAGTGGAAGATAAGCAAATTCGTCAACAATGGCAAAGTGCAGTGGCTTTATTGTGCCTCGTTTTAGTGGCTGATGCAAGGGAACAATTACAAATATCTTAATGCAATCAGCAATGATTCCTGAGAAATTTTTGTTGCTAGCTTGCCTGTTGCCTTCAACCAGAATTGCTCACTGCTATTATGATGAGGTGGTTTCTCTAACAACCACCACTTCCACCACCACAGCCACCACCGCCACAGCTACCACCGCCACCGCCACCTCCACCACTAGGTCTGCTATAGTATTCAATGATCACTTCAGGACCACCAATTTTTCCGATATTAAAATAATTTTCTAGTGTTGTTACAAGAAAGAAAGCCTCTTCGCGTTCACTAAATTTTACTAGCTGTTTCTCAATCCCAGTATAAGTATTGGCATAGATTTTATAACCAAAAGTGCGATTATTATCGCTATCAACTTGCTGTTCACTATGTAACCTTCTTAAGTTAAAAGTGAGATTATTATCTCTGTAAACTTGCTGTTCAATATATAATCCTTTTAAGTTGTCGGCTCTAATTTGTGTTTTGTCCCCTAACCAAGGCATAGGCTTATGACGAATTAAAAATTTTTCTCTATTTATAAAAACATAAGTTTTATTGAATAATTTAGCAAGGGTATAGTAAATTAAACCAACCGTAACTACACTAAAAAATAATAAGGGTAATGAATTATCAGATCGAAAATCAGCACTAGCCAGTTGTGAAAATAATATGGCTGACCAAAAAGTGGTAAAGGCTATCATAAAATAAGCCTCTGAATCTTCCCATTTTTTGACAATTGTCAGCCGATCTTGATATTCGTAGAGCTTAAGGGTACTAGGTTTTCTGACTTCTTTTTTTACTCTGTCGGAAATTTTTGGTAGTGGAATCGAATCATCTTCATTTTTTTCTTGTGCAACAGCTTCTTCAGACTGTTCTTCAGACTGATTAATCTGTTTTTCAAGCGTTGCCATTGTTTTGTCGGGGTTATAACAATAACGACTTAACCAAATCTTAGCCTTCCGTAAATCTTCTTGATTAAGAGTAAATACTTTTTCTATCCATTGTTGTGCAGATAACTCTTTGATCTCTTCTGGAGATTGGTGTTTAAGAAGTTGAGAAATGAAGGGCAACAGTTGTTGTTTTTCTGATGCGGATAATTCATGGAAAGAGGTAACTAATTCAGCTACTGGTAAAGGAGGTGGGACAATTTCTTCTGTTAATAAACCTTGATTGCGGATGAAGCAATAGTTGCTAAGTTCCTCATTTAGGGAAGTTGCTTGTGCTACTGTTCCTGAAGCATTATTCTCCTGTAATTGTTCTCTTGCAATAGGTTCTTTAGAGCTGGGCTTAGTTTTTCTAATCTTAACTGCTTCTTTTGGTTTTGATGTGTCATTATTTTGACTAGCATTTTGTGAACCTTTAGCAGGTAAAAGTTGGATACAAGTGTTCCAGTCAGGTTGAGTTTGATAGATGGGACGAGTATAAAGAGCAAGATACTGAACCTCATCGGGCAAATTCAATTTATTAAGTGTTCTTTCGACACCCTGCCTTAAAGTATCGCGCTCAAAAGAAAGAGTAGAGTAATAATTAATCGCTACCTTGAGATATGGTACTTGGTAAGTTACCTGAAACTCTACATCATAATCAGGAAAAAGGTTGTCTAATTGCTTTTGAATGATTTCTTCTTTCATCGTCAGTCATAAATAAATTATAGGAGTTAGGAATGAGTGGTGAGACAGCAATTTTGGTTTCAGGGAAGAGGGAAGCTAGTAATAGGCTACAAAAATTTCTCATCAATCATTGCTGATTGTTTATATGATGATTGGGAAGAATGATGTTGAGAATATACTTCATATTAGCTTAAACTAATAATATTTTCACAAACTCAAGTGACTAATCCCATTTCTATAAACCAGTGCTACTAGACGATCTCCCCCAATCCTCACGCTTTGTTCTGGCCCTTAGTAAAGCAGTAGGGCTGTTTCATTCTCGGGGTAAAAATTGAAAGTGATTGGCTAAAACCCTTAGAAGAAGATAAAGATGATCCCCCCTTATCACCTGAGTTTCAAGTTGGAGGAATGGATAACAGTGATGGCTTAGTAGATGCGATTTTACTAGTGGGGTGGAGGCAAAAATTAGTCGCGGGAGTTTTCTAATTCCTGATGAACTGTTAAAATAGCTATCTTCAGAAGAGGATTGAGATTGGAGGTTATACGAAATTGATTAATTCATGCTACACATAAGTAATTTTTTCACGTTGTCTCCTTGTCGCCTTGTCTCCCTATCTCCCCAAGCAAGCTCTAGCAAACATTTATCCATTTGATATTATACGGGGGGGAAGATTTTGAATTAGTCTTAACCTTACCGCATCAGTTTGCTGAACCCTTACGAGTAGGCAACTCAGCAACAATCATTGGTGAAATTACCCAAGAAACCGAGGTTAAGTTATCAGATTTCGATCTGGATTTAAGTCAAGGTTTCCAACGTTTTAGCAATAGCCTGAAGCATCAGCGATCGCGATTTAAATGAAAGGTATATGATTATACAGTAAATATTAAGATAAAATAAAGCTAAAGTTGAGCTGACAAAGTTTCTCTATAATTCTTATGTCTAAATTAAAAACACTTTCACCTGCAACCCTGAGTTTAATTGCAAATCATTTTAAGGTTTTATCAGAAGTTAGTCGCCTGCAAATTCTCAATTGCTTACGAGAAAAACCCATGAATGGGAAACAACTCACAGAAGCCACTGGCTTAGGACAAGCAAATTTATCGAAACACTTAAAGGTTTTAACTCAAGCAGGTATCCTAGAACGAGAACAAAAGGGGGTAAGTGCTTATTATCGAATTAAAGACCCACTTACCTTTGACCTTTGTGAGCTTGTCTGTGGTCAACTCAGTAATGAGTTTCAACAGCGTGCGGAATACTTTAATGATCTTTTAAGTGCTAACGAAAAATCATAAATTATCCTTCCTTTTGCCCTAATTGTCTTAAGCGTCCAATCAGATGCTTTGCTAGACGATTAAACCAATGCTCAATCAGGGTGTCTTTCCCGCCCCAAGCTGGGAAGGCGGTTCCGACAGAGGTAATACTATCATAAACAATAAACTGAGCTACCTTTTCTCCTTGACGCTGTGTTGCTGAATATATCATTTGTAAGGGATAAGCTAAATTACTGAGAAAAGGGATAAATCCAATTCCAAAGGCAACCCAAGGTAAACGTTGACCCTGGAGACTGGCTTCAAGCATTCTGAAGCTAGTGTAAAGAAGTCTGA
This window of the Euhalothece natronophila Z-M001 genome carries:
- a CDS encoding ArsR/SmtB family transcription factor; the protein is MSKLKTLSPATLSLIANHFKVLSEVSRLQILNCLREKPMNGKQLTEATGLGQANLSKHLKVLTQAGILEREQKGVSAYYRIKDPLTFDLCELVCGQLSNEFQQRAEYFNDLLSANEKS